In the Paenibacillus sp. FSL R7-0337 genome, CGGAATCGAAATGTTCCGCTGTGTCTATGAGGTGGAAGAGACGGAAGACGAGGAGTAAGCAGAACAAGCAGTATCAGGATATTCAATAAGTGAAATTCACAATATTAGCCACTCTGCACTTTACGTGCGGGGTGGTTTTTTGCGTCCATGAAGCTTGTCCAATCGCTCTGCTGAAGAACAATGTAAAATTCATGAAAACCAGTTGACTTTTTATGAAAAGGACAATATAGTTTTACTGTGAAACAGTTCTACACGTGAACTAATATGAAAGGGCGGAGGCATCATTGAAGAAAGACGCAGAAGAATGGATTAACCGCTACGTAGATGCTTATATGGTCGTTACCAGGCAGATCAACTCGCGGCTCCGGGATATTTTTGAGGAAGGACTGACAACGGATCAATTCCTCATTCTCAGGCTGATCAGCGGGCAGGAGAGGTGTACCTCCACTTATCTGGCTGAGGCCGTAGCGGTCGGTAAAAGCTCAATCACGGCCATCATCAACCGGCTGGATGAAGCCGGAATGATTCAGCGGACCCGGGATGAGAATGACCGCAGGCAGGTGTATCTGACCATGACGGAGTACGGACAGAGCGTCTACACGAGCTCTGAGAAGCAGATGCAGCAGGTGATCTCCCCATACTTTTCCCACTTCGAGGAAGACAACATAGAGCAGTTTATTACCATGTTTGAGAAGCTGGCATTTCTGATGCAGGATACAGGGGGTAGAAGCAATTGAGAACGATTTTGAAGGCAAGATGGGCGGTTATCGCAGTGTGGGTGGCTGTGGCAGTAGTCTTATTCCTCACGGCTCCCGGCATGTCAGATCTGGTTCGGGAGAAGGGTCAGATCGCTGTTCCGGCTGGCTACACCTCTTCGCGGGCTGCGGAGATTATGAAGGAGGTCGCTGCGGCCAAGGACGGGGAGACGGTGCATCAGGTAGCCCTGGTGTTCCATAAGCCGGAGGGGCTGACGGCCGCAGACACCGAGAGTATTAAGCAGGGTGTGGAGAAGCTGGCCGGGAACAAGGATTCCCTGAAGCTCGGCACGATTACAGATCCTTTCTCTCAACCGGAGCTGAAGGATACGCTTATTGCCAAGGATGGCAAGACGATTATGGTCGCATTGTCGGTGCAAGGCGGAGAAGCGGCGGTCAAGGAGCTGCCGGCCAAGTCTGCTGAGCTGCTAAGTAACGTCACTGCGGAGCATTATATGACCAGCGAAGGGCTGATTACGGAGGATACGATTGCCAGCTCGGAAGCCGGTCTGAAAAAGTCGGAATACATCACAGTCGTGTTTATTCTGCTGATACTGTTCGTGGTGTTCCGTTCGTTCGTGGCTCCGTTCGTGCCGCTGCTGACGGTGGGGCTGAGTTATATCGTGTCCCAGTCGATTGTCGCGTTCCTGGTGGACCGCTTCGACTTCCCGCTGTCGACCTTCACCCAGATCTTCATGGTGGCTGTCATGTTCGGGATCGGGACCGATTACTGTATCCTGCTGATCAGCCGGTTCAAGGAGGAGCTTGCCCAGTCGGAGGATACACAAAGCGCCATTATCGCCACTTACCGGAAGGCTGGTGGAACGGTGTTCTATTCAGGGCTGGCGGTCTTTGTAGGCTTCGTGGCCATCGGCTTGTCCAAGTTCATGCTCTACCGTTCGGCAGTGGCGGTGGCGGTCGGCATAGCAGTGATGCTGCTTGCACTGGTAACGGTCGTGCCGTTCTTCATGGCGGTCCTAGGTCCTAAGCTGTTCTGGCCATCCCGCGGCAAGCTGGAGCACAGTGAGAGCCGGATCTGGGGAGCAGCCGGTTCGTTCTCGCTGAAGAGACCCTGGGCTGCGCTGCTGATCGTTGCTGCGGTTGTGGCACCGTTCCTGCTTACCTACAGCGGGAAGCTGAGCTTCAATAGCATGGATGAGATTGGGCCTAACTATGCCTCGGTCAAAGGGTTCAATATTATATCCGAGAGTTTCGGTCCGGGTGAATCCATGCCGGGCAAGATTGTCATCAAGAATGACGACCGGATGGACACTGCTGAATATATGGGACTTGCCGAGAAAATCAGCCGCGAGCTGGAAAAGGTGGATGGCGTTAAGGCTGTGCGCAGCATGTCCCGGCCTACCGGGGAACAGATTAATGACTTCCTGATTCCTACTCAGGTTGCTACGCTGTCGGACGGTCTGGATCAGAGCAGTGAAGGGTTAACCAAGATCCAGAGCGGGCTGAGCGAAGCAAGCAAGCAGCTGAAGGACAATGAGCCTAAGCTTGCTGAAGCCGCCTCGGGCAGTGCGAAGCTTACAGCAGGAACGGCTGAGCTGAAAAAAGGCATTGATGCGCTGGGCGCAGGCTTAACACGAATCGAAGAAGGAATCCGCAGCGGCGGGGCCGGAGCGGGAGAGATTAAAGCGGGCCTTGCGCAGGCGGCAGGCAGTGCAAAGCAGCTGGCACAGGCCAATGCCGCGCTGCTCGAAGGCTACAAGAAGATCGGCAGCGGCCTGACCGCGCTGAACGGGGGCCTCACCGGTCTGCAGACACAGCTTCAAGGCGTGGCAGATGCGCTTAACGGTCTGGGAGCTTCATTCACCGGACTGGAAGCCGCCTATCCGGAGCTGCTACAGGATGTGAATTATCAGACGATCAAAGGTACAGTCACGCAGAGCGGTAAGGGAGCTGCGGGCCTTGCCGGAGGACTGGGCCAGATCTCGGCCCAGCTGAGCGGGGCGGCGGCCGGATTGACGGAGGCCAACGCCGGGTATTCCAAAGCGGCAGCAGGGCAGGCAGCGCTGGCGAAGGGGCTGGATCAGCTGGTAGCCGGTATCGGCAAGCTGCAATCCGGGCTGAAGCAGGCGGCTGACGGCCAGGGGCAGATTGTCGGCAAGCTTCCGGCGATTACTACCGGGCTTACACAGCTCCAGGGCGGGCAGAAGCAGCTTGCCGACGGGTTCGGCGAGCTTACAGGCCAGCTTAGCCAGCTGACGGACGGGCTGACGCAAAGTGCGGACGGTCTGGGACAAATCACCGGCGGCCTAAGCTCGGCGCAGGATTACCTCAAGCAGATTCAGAATGCTAAGGATGATGAGCTGAGTGGTTTCCTGGTTCCGGCAGAGGCGCTCAAGGCCAAGGAGATGCAGCAGGTATTCGATACCTATCTGTCCGGGGACCGCAAAGTCATGACCCTGGATGTGGTCTTCGCCGGAAATCCATACAGCGCGAAGGCTATTGACAGTGTCGGACAGATTCAGGCAGCGGTGGACCGTGCCGTAGCCGGCACCAAGCTGGAGAATGCGGAAACGGCCATGAGCGGCGTGACCAGCACCTACAATGATTTGCAGACCATCTCCAATGAAGATTACACGCGTACGGTCATTCTGATGCTAAGCGGTATTTTCATCATCCTGGTGGTGCTGTTCCGTTCGATGATTATGCCGCTGTACATCATTGCCTCATTGTTAATCACTTACTTTACGGCGCTGGGCATCACGGAAGCGATCTTCGTGCACCTGCTGAACTATTCGGGAATCACCTGGACGACGCCGTTCTTCAGCTTCGTTATGCTGATTGCCCTCGGGGTAGACTACAGCATCTTCCTGATGGACCGCTTCAATGAGAACAAAACCTGGGATGTGCGTGAAGCCATCCTGCACGCCATGCGCAATATGGGGACAGTGATTCTCTCGGCTGTAGTGATTCTGGGCGGTACCTTCGCCTCGATGTACCCGTCCGGGGTCCTGTCGATGATGCAGATTGCGACGGTTGTATTGTCAGGTCTGGCGCTGTATGCGCTGGTCTTCCTGCCGTTCTTCGTACCTGTTATGGTGCGGATGTTCGGGCGGGCTAACTGGTGGCCGTTCCGTCCGGCGGCCGGGGACGATCACTCGAAATCACTGGATATGTAACGTTCTTCACTACAAGAGATGAAACAATAAAGAGCAGGCTTCCCGGTTATTTGGGGCCTGCTCTTTGGCTGTTTACAAAGAAAAATAAAAAATCACCGTGCCGATGTAACCTTATCGGCTTGTACATCATCTAAAGAGTATATGAAAGAAAGCACTGAATGGGGATGCGGCAGCTTCCCGGAAGAAGGGGGGCAATCATATTTGAACACCGGACAAGAGGATCTGGTCAGGCGTGCCCAGGCAGGTGACAGCGAGGTCTTCATCCAATTGGTGAAGAGTCAGGAGCGGCGGATGTACAGTATGGCCAAGTCCATGGTCAGGAGTGACGAGGATTGTGCAGATGCGATGCAAGAGACTGTACTGAAGGCTTTTAAAGCCATCTCAGGACTGAAAGAAGCGGCTTATTTCAACACATGGCTATTTCGTATTCTGATCAACGAATGCAACTTGATTCTGCGCAGACGGGAAAGGGTAGTCGTCATGCCCAATCCGCCGGAGAGCGTACAAGCCATATCTTCGTCCGCAGAAGAGATAGATCTGCGCCAGGCCATTGGCAGGCTCGAAGAGATATCAGGGACCATTGTTAAGCTGCATTATTATCAGGGGTTAACCGTGCCAGAGATTGCCGGGCTGCTTGAGCTGTCAGAGAGTGCGGTCAAGACCAGGCTGCACCGCGCCCGCAAGACGTTACAGCAATCCCTGGAGCAAGCTGTAGAAAGGAAGGTGAACGGATGAGCCAGCAGCGGTTGGAGAGCAGGCTGGCAGACCTTCAGGAAGAGACTCTTCCTGAACTGCCGGAGCTTGTGCATCTGCGTATGGAGGAGACGTACCGGATCATCAGTGAAAAGGATGAGGTTGGCTTGGAGGCGGCTTCAGAGCATCAGGAGACGCTCAGACGTAAAAGAATGCCCCGGTGGCTGTCCCGGGTGATGATCAGTGCAGCATCTGTGGCCGGAGGGCTGGTGCTCCTGATTAGCCTGGGATTCATCTCCCCGGCCATGGCAGAGACCTTGAAGCAGTTACCGTTCATGTCAAGCGTATTCCAGCTTGCAGGAGATTCCGGGCTGCGTAAAGCAAACGAAGCAGGGTTAACCACAAATGTCCAGCAGACCGTTACACAGGACGGGATGACGCTAACCGTATCAGAACAAATGTATGACGGAAGCCGTCTGTCGCTGGTGATGACCCGGTCGAAGGGCGTGTATGCGCACAAGTCTTTTTCAGATACATGGGCTATCCCTGATCCAGAGACAGGCCGCCTTAACCGCCCCATGGATTTTTATGTAAACGGAGAGCTTGTTAATACGGGAGTGAAGATTGCACCCGGCGGGCAGGAGGCCTCCGATTCTGTCATTATTACAACTCTAAATTCAGGGAATTTGAAGCTTCCGGGCACCTTTGATTTCAAAATGTCTGTCTATCTTCCCGGGTTTGCCGACCCGTTCATTTTTGAGTTCCCCGTAACCCGCCAAGTATTGGAGGGCGTCGTTCTTACACCGGATATCCTGAAAACTCATGATCACATTAATCTGATGATTAAACGGCTGGAGGTAAGTACTACTTCAACTCTGCTGGTGGCAGAATTACAAGGAGAAGCCGGGGCGGGCATTCAGGCTATAGAAGCAAACATTCCGGACAAATATAAGGTGAATGGCCACTTCCCGGTCTATTTTGAGCTTTCAGACGAGCAAGGGCGGGAAGTTAGGGGACTCGGCGGCGAAGGCGGGACGGGCGAAGGCAATATCTTATCCTACACTTTTAATTATGAACCGTTTGAGACGATCCCGGCCCGCATTATCATTAAGCCTACCATTTGGAAAGATGGACAGAAGCGGTACATTCCTGAGCTGGAGATCACTGTTCCGGTAAAATAGCATATAAAAGCCTCCGGTCAGCAAAGGTTAATTTGGGACTGACCCCCTAATGTGAGACAAATCAAAACACCTTCAAGAGAATGAAACTCTGTCGTAAGATAGGGAGATATCCTTGGAGGTGTTTTTTGCGTTGGCAACCAGAGTGAGTTACCCCGTAGAAATAAAGATGAAAGCTATAGAAATGAGATTGGCAGGAGTACCCGTGAGCGATGTTATGAGACAGTTGGGCATACGAAATAGGACACAACTAAAAGTCTGGATGAAATGGTATCGCGAAGGCGAAATTCATCGCATGGAGCAACCTGTAGGTAAGCAATACAGCCTTGGAAAAGGTCCGGAAGCCACTACGGAGCTGGAGAGACTAAAGGCAGAGAATCGATTCCTGAAGCAACAATTGGACCTGCTAAAAAAGTACAAGGAACTGGAAAGGAGGTGGAACCAGAAGTTGTCGTTGCCTGGATCGAATCCATTCGGGCAGAAGTGAAGGTGTCGGAGGCTTGTGCGTGGCTTGGGGTCGCGAGAGCTACCTACTACCGCTGGAAGGCTGCCAGGACTCAACGTACAGATCGGATGGTGGAAAAGATAAGGCAGCTTTGCACTCTGCACAAATTCCGGTACGGTTACCGTAAAATCACGGCACTCCTTCGGGTAGAAGAGCCTATAAACCATAAACGGGTCCAGCGTATCATGCAGCGTGAGGGATTACAGTGCCGTGTGAGGATGAAGAAACGAAAGACTACGGGGCAACCGGCACAACCTGCAGAACATCTGTTAAAGCGGCAATTTCATGCAGCAGCTCCCTTGCAAA is a window encoding:
- a CDS encoding MarR family transcriptional regulator, which gives rise to MKKDAEEWINRYVDAYMVVTRQINSRLRDIFEEGLTTDQFLILRLISGQERCTSTYLAEAVAVGKSSITAIINRLDEAGMIQRTRDENDRRQVYLTMTEYGQSVYTSSEKQMQQVISPYFSHFEEDNIEQFITMFEKLAFLMQDTGGRSN
- a CDS encoding MMPL family transporter, which produces MRTILKARWAVIAVWVAVAVVLFLTAPGMSDLVREKGQIAVPAGYTSSRAAEIMKEVAAAKDGETVHQVALVFHKPEGLTAADTESIKQGVEKLAGNKDSLKLGTITDPFSQPELKDTLIAKDGKTIMVALSVQGGEAAVKELPAKSAELLSNVTAEHYMTSEGLITEDTIASSEAGLKKSEYITVVFILLILFVVFRSFVAPFVPLLTVGLSYIVSQSIVAFLVDRFDFPLSTFTQIFMVAVMFGIGTDYCILLISRFKEELAQSEDTQSAIIATYRKAGGTVFYSGLAVFVGFVAIGLSKFMLYRSAVAVAVGIAVMLLALVTVVPFFMAVLGPKLFWPSRGKLEHSESRIWGAAGSFSLKRPWAALLIVAAVVAPFLLTYSGKLSFNSMDEIGPNYASVKGFNIISESFGPGESMPGKIVIKNDDRMDTAEYMGLAEKISRELEKVDGVKAVRSMSRPTGEQINDFLIPTQVATLSDGLDQSSEGLTKIQSGLSEASKQLKDNEPKLAEAASGSAKLTAGTAELKKGIDALGAGLTRIEEGIRSGGAGAGEIKAGLAQAAGSAKQLAQANAALLEGYKKIGSGLTALNGGLTGLQTQLQGVADALNGLGASFTGLEAAYPELLQDVNYQTIKGTVTQSGKGAAGLAGGLGQISAQLSGAAAGLTEANAGYSKAAAGQAALAKGLDQLVAGIGKLQSGLKQAADGQGQIVGKLPAITTGLTQLQGGQKQLADGFGELTGQLSQLTDGLTQSADGLGQITGGLSSAQDYLKQIQNAKDDELSGFLVPAEALKAKEMQQVFDTYLSGDRKVMTLDVVFAGNPYSAKAIDSVGQIQAAVDRAVAGTKLENAETAMSGVTSTYNDLQTISNEDYTRTVILMLSGIFIILVVLFRSMIMPLYIIASLLITYFTALGITEAIFVHLLNYSGITWTTPFFSFVMLIALGVDYSIFLMDRFNENKTWDVREAILHAMRNMGTVILSAVVILGGTFASMYPSGVLSMMQIATVVLSGLALYALVFLPFFVPVMVRMFGRANWWPFRPAAGDDHSKSLDM
- a CDS encoding sigma-70 family RNA polymerase sigma factor, which translates into the protein MNTGQEDLVRRAQAGDSEVFIQLVKSQERRMYSMAKSMVRSDEDCADAMQETVLKAFKAISGLKEAAYFNTWLFRILINECNLILRRRERVVVMPNPPESVQAISSSAEEIDLRQAIGRLEEISGTIVKLHYYQGLTVPEIAGLLELSESAVKTRLHRARKTLQQSLEQAVERKVNG
- a CDS encoding DUF4179 domain-containing protein, with the protein product MSQQRLESRLADLQEETLPELPELVHLRMEETYRIISEKDEVGLEAASEHQETLRRKRMPRWLSRVMISAASVAGGLVLLISLGFISPAMAETLKQLPFMSSVFQLAGDSGLRKANEAGLTTNVQQTVTQDGMTLTVSEQMYDGSRLSLVMTRSKGVYAHKSFSDTWAIPDPETGRLNRPMDFYVNGELVNTGVKIAPGGQEASDSVIITTLNSGNLKLPGTFDFKMSVYLPGFADPFIFEFPVTRQVLEGVVLTPDILKTHDHINLMIKRLEVSTTSTLLVAELQGEAGAGIQAIEANIPDKYKVNGHFPVYFELSDEQGREVRGLGGEGGTGEGNILSYTFNYEPFETIPARIIIKPTIWKDGQKRYIPELEITVPVK
- a CDS encoding IS3 family transposase (programmed frameshift), coding for MATRVSYPVEIKMKAIEMRLAGVPVSDVMRQLGIRNRTQLKVWMKWYREGEIHRMEQPVGKQYSLGKGPEATTELERLKAENRFLKQQLDLPKKVQGTGKEVEPEVVVAWIESIRAEVKVSEACAWLGVARATYYRWKAARTQRTDRMVEKIRQLCTLHKFRYGYRKITALLRVEEPINHKRVQRIMQREGLQCRVRMKKRKTTGQPAQPAEHLLKRQFHAAAPLQKLVTDITYLPFGGKMLYLSSILDLYNGEIVAYSIADKQDTSFVLDTLGQLPERANMLLHSDQGSVYTSQAYQAAVKEKGITMSMSRKGTPADNAPIESFHSTLKSETFYLEDLMCTTTAIVERTVRDYITYYNSIRIQAKLNNQSPVDFRRLAA